One stretch of Sander lucioperca isolate FBNREF2018 chromosome 13, SLUC_FBN_1.2, whole genome shotgun sequence DNA includes these proteins:
- the bicdl2l gene encoding bicaudal-D-related protein 2-like encodes MEYSQSFSTLNERLRPKITKSEQLYSSLNRLEEKQLNSLRSKSSSYRPTVLPTEPEPKDCVATTEPEDPEEPEDNYEQEDLVSEEENCADQLKHLCLITELSLKDFVEEESVDENRNTSSPEEKENPGELISEGAGDSSESVATDGEGGSSFQRSYMNRTLPDLINSGRPLNRRRTLGHVSDTLKEVRREVELSRRRSIKLKAQVDKLQESREGPGWSQHRERVTEEILSILGLLRPLTESESSPPEPSHGVNRLDASLSQLQNVARELAISHTKQFKSGEGAEDSAVLQQALRDRDEAIEKKKAMEAELLRSKTEMMLLNNQLLEAVQKRLELAVELDAWKEDVQLIIHQQLQSQQQAEQAQKKPSRLGILRRTNKLPIQRPTNFPLSTPVPPTTNSNQIFIPRAAVSAAPTPSTGTQRNWREKLRWTKTSRQGDQDAAGQESEGRGDNGFQVVSLD; translated from the exons ATGGAGTACTCTCAGTCTTTCTCAACCCTCAACGAGAGGCTGAGAcctaaaataacaaaaagtgAACAGCTCTACTCCTCTCTGAACAGACTGGAGGAGAAACAGTTGAACTCACTCAGGAGCAAATCCTCATCTTACCGACCCACAGTTCTGCCAACAGAACCCGAACCAAAGGACTGTGTGGCCACAACAGAACCAGAAGATCCAGAGGAACCTGAAGACAACTACGAGCAGGAAGATTTGGTCTCCGAAGAAGAAAATTGTGCTGATCAGTTAAAACACTTGTGCCTCATCACCGAGCTCAGTCTAAAAGATTTTGTAGAAGAGGAATCGGTTGACGAGAACAGAAACACATCCTCGCCTGAGGAGAAAGAAAATCCAGGTGAGCTGATCTCAGAGGGGGCAGGTGATTCCTCAGAGTCAGTAGCTACGGACGGTGAAGGTGGGAGCTCCTTCCAGAGGAGCTACATGAACCGGACTTTACCAGACCTGATCAACAGTGGCAGGCCGCTCAACCGACGTCGGACACTGGGACATGTCTCAGACACG CTTAAAGAAGTGCGCAGAGAGGTGGAGCTGTCTCGGAGACGAAGTATCAAGCTTAAGGCACAGGTGGACAAACTACAGGAGAGCAGAGAGGGACCGGGATGGAgccaacacagagagagg GTCACAGAGGAGATTCTGTCCATACTGGGGCTACTGCGCCCGCTGACAGAGTCAGAGTCCAGCCCACCTGAACCCTCTCATGGTGTAAACCGCCTGGACGCTTCCCTGAGCCAGCTGCAGAATGTGGCCCGCGAACTGGCTATTAGTCACACCAAACAG ttcAAATCTGGAGAAGGAGCAGAGGACAGTGCCGTTCTGCAGCAGGCGTTACGGGACAGAGATGAGGCCATAGAGAA GAAGAAGGCAATGGAGGCCGAGCTGCTGCGGAGTAAAACGGAGATGATGTTGCTAAACAACCAGCTGCTGGAGGCTGTACAGAAACGTCTGGAGCTAGCAGTGGAGCTTGACGCCTGGAAG GAGGACGTTCAGCTGATCATCCACCAGCAGCTGCAGAGTCAGCAGCAGGCAGAGCAGGCCCAGAAGAAGCCCTCCCGCCTGGGCATCCTGAGGAGAACCAACAAACTGCCCATCCAGCGGCCAACCAACTTCCCTTTGTCTACACCCGTCCCTCCCACAACCAACTCCAACCAAATCTTCATCCCCAGAGCTGCTGTTTCCGCTGCTCCGACTCCCTCCACTGGCACCCAACGCAACTGGAGGGAAAAGCTGAGGTGGACCAAGACTAGTCGTCAAGGAGACCAGGATGCAGCGGGGCAGGAGTCAGAGGGCAGGGGTGACAACGGCTTCCAGGTCGTATCCCTCGATTGA